One region of Methanobrevibacter sp. TMH8 genomic DNA includes:
- the sucC gene encoding ADP-forming succinate--CoA ligase subunit beta: MKFFEHSAKRLFKKNGIAILEGHVAYSPEEAMEIATEMGSPVALKSQVLVGGRGKAGGIKFADDPGEAIEIANELLDMEIKGEKVKHLLIEKKANIKEEFFLSVSIDRSSKKPIIMGSIEGGVEIEQLAIDNPEKIIKYHVDPLEEFLPYEAREMARKMGVDSELISSVGSIIWKLYNVFKKYDAQIAEINPLVLTDEGLIAADAKLEIENDSLFRHKELAEANSFKPKEFAFVKLDGDIAVIGNGAGLTLTGMDMIKLNGGNPATFLDIGGGASENTIKKALNLVLNYSPVKVVFLNVLGGITRADDVAKGVIRALESSKRKINIVIRLTGTNEEEGQRILEEAGIPFEISMEKAAKKAVEIRNSLVE; this comes from the coding sequence ATGAAATTTTTTGAACATTCTGCAAAAAGATTATTTAAAAAAAATGGGATTGCTATTTTAGAAGGACATGTAGCTTACTCTCCTGAAGAAGCAATGGAGATAGCTACTGAAATGGGGTCTCCTGTAGCTTTGAAATCACAAGTTTTAGTTGGTGGAAGAGGAAAAGCTGGAGGAATTAAATTTGCAGATGATCCTGGTGAAGCTATAGAGATAGCTAATGAATTGTTGGATATGGAAATTAAAGGAGAAAAAGTAAAACATCTTCTTATAGAAAAAAAAGCAAATATTAAAGAAGAATTCTTTTTAAGTGTTTCTATTGACAGATCTTCTAAAAAACCTATTATTATGGGTAGTATTGAAGGTGGAGTTGAAATTGAACAGTTAGCTATTGATAACCCTGAAAAGATTATTAAATATCATGTTGATCCTTTAGAAGAATTTTTACCTTATGAAGCAAGAGAAATGGCTCGTAAAATGGGTGTAGATTCAGAACTCATTTCTTCAGTTGGTTCAATTATTTGGAAGCTTTATAATGTGTTTAAAAAATATGATGCTCAAATAGCTGAAATTAATCCTCTTGTACTTACTGATGAAGGTTTAATAGCTGCTGATGCAAAACTTGAAATAGAAAATGATTCTTTATTCCGTCACAAAGAGTTAGCTGAAGCTAATTCATTTAAACCAAAAGAATTTGCTTTTGTAAAGCTTGATGGGGACATTGCAGTAATTGGAAATGGTGCAGGTCTTACTCTCACTGGAATGGATATGATAAAGCTTAATGGAGGGAACCCAGCTACTTTTTTAGATATTGGTGGGGGAGCTTCTGAAAATACTATTAAAAAAGCATTGAATTTAGTTCTTAATTATTCTCCTGTTAAAGTAGTTTTTTTAAATGTTCTTGGTGGGATAACAAGGGCTGATGATGTAGCTAAAGGAGTAATAAGGGCTTTAGAATCATCTAAAAGAAAAATTAATATAGTAATTCGTCTTACAGGAACTAATGAAGAAGAAGGCCAAAGAATTTTAGAAGAAGCAGGAATTCCATTTGAAATTTCTATGGAAAAAGCAGCTAAAAAAGCTGTTGAAATTAGAAATTCTTTAGTTGAATAA
- a CDS encoding 2-oxoacid:ferredoxin oxidoreductase subunit gamma has protein sequence MRTEIRIAGFGGQGVILAGIIVGKAASLFDGINAVQTQSYGPEARGGASKTEVVISDDEIHYPKIMSPDILVAMSHEALIAYVDDLKDEGILIIDPDMIDESEIANFINEHNIKVYKARVTKTAENDIGLRIVANIVMVGAIAKLTEVISHDAAKEAILASVPPGTEKKNIQAFEAGYAMDGN, from the coding sequence ATGCGAACAGAAATTAGGATAGCTGGATTTGGAGGTCAAGGAGTTATATTAGCAGGTATTATTGTTGGCAAAGCTGCTTCACTTTTTGATGGAATAAACGCTGTTCAAACCCAATCTTATGGTCCTGAAGCAAGAGGAGGGGCTTCAAAAACAGAGGTAGTTATTAGTGATGATGAAATTCATTATCCTAAAATCATGAGTCCGGATATTTTAGTAGCTATGTCTCATGAAGCACTAATCGCCTATGTGGATGATTTAAAAGATGAAGGGATACTTATAATAGATCCTGATATGATTGATGAATCTGAGATAGCAAACTTCATAAATGAACATAATATTAAAGTATATAAGGCAAGAGTAACTAAAACAGCTGAAAATGATATTGGCCTTAGGATAGTAGCTAATATTGTCATGGTTGGAGCTATTGCAAAACTTACAGAAGTTATTTCTCATGATGCTGCAAAAGAAGCTATATTAGCTAGTGTGCCTCCTGGAACTGAAAAGAAAAATATTCAAGCATTTGAAGCAGGTTATGCAATGGATGGTAATTAA
- a CDS encoding 2-oxoacid:ferredoxin oxidoreductase subunit beta: MVKNNENPFMKYLRKDRLPNIFCAGCGNGIALNTFFNGMESAKIDFDSIAMVSGIGCSSRIPGYVKCDSLHTTHGRAITFATGLKVGNPDLNVVVFTGDGDAASIGGNHLIHGARKNVNITVICVNNNIYGMTGGQISPTSPKGSFGTTAPYGSRDKPFNLAELVAGAGASYVSRWTTAHPLQLSNSIKKALLNPGFSFVEVVSQCPTYFGRKNKLRSPVDMINAFKENSINKRKADKMDPEELIGKLIVGEFVSNPRKELTENVCDLSVEQCGRDLAIKSAYQDDLE; this comes from the coding sequence ATGGTAAAAAATAATGAAAATCCATTTATGAAATATTTGAGAAAAGACAGACTCCCAAATATATTTTGTGCTGGCTGTGGAAATGGAATCGCTTTAAACACCTTCTTTAATGGAATGGAATCTGCAAAAATAGATTTTGATTCTATAGCTATGGTTTCTGGAATTGGTTGTTCTTCACGTATTCCAGGTTATGTTAAATGTGATTCTTTACATACTACTCATGGTAGGGCTATAACTTTTGCAACAGGACTTAAAGTCGGTAATCCTGATTTAAATGTTGTAGTTTTCACAGGTGATGGAGATGCTGCTTCTATTGGTGGAAATCACCTTATTCATGGTGCTAGAAAAAATGTAAATATTACTGTTATTTGTGTCAATAATAATATTTATGGAATGACTGGTGGTCAAATAAGTCCAACTTCTCCAAAAGGTAGTTTTGGAACGACTGCTCCTTATGGTTCAAGAGATAAACCATTTAATCTCGCTGAACTTGTAGCTGGAGCTGGTGCAAGTTATGTATCTAGATGGACAACAGCTCATCCTCTTCAACTTTCAAATTCAATTAAAAAAGCATTATTGAACCCAGGATTTTCTTTCGTTGAAGTAGTTTCACAATGTCCTACTTATTTTGGGAGAAAAAACAAACTTAGATCTCCTGTTGACATGATAAATGCTTTTAAAGAGAATAGTATTAACAAACGTAAGGCAGATAAAATGGATCCTGAGGAACTAATTGGAAAACTTATTGTAGGAGAATTTGTTAGCAATCCAAGAAAAGAACTTACAGAAAATGTTTGTGATTTATCTGTTGAACAATGTGGTCGAGATTTAGCTATAAAATCAGCATATCAAGATGATTTAGAATAA
- a CDS encoding 2-oxoacid:acceptor oxidoreductase subunit alpha yields the protein MTKELFIQGNEACAHGAIKAGCRFFAGYPITPSTEVAEDLAGFLPKHGGSFLQMEDEIAAIGAIIGASWSGLKAMTSTSGPGFSLMQENIGYAHITETPLVIVDVQRGGPSTGQPTMASQGDMMQLRWGSHGDYEPIALSPSSVQEFFDFTVKAFNLAEEYRIPVLIAADEVIGHMREKIIIPDKVDIRKRVMPKENPNEFSANNPYLPFKAEDGDVAPMAPFGEGYKIPVTGLTHDERGYPDSSDPKAHAKLITRLCNKILNNREKIVSTHERFCDDADTIIISYGAPVRSVVTAVNLAREEGLKVGSIKIDTPWPFPENQILKAAETAKNLIVVEMNLGQMVHEVERVSGMVNGNRPNVYLIPKIGGELHKPDEILSKIKEIS from the coding sequence ATGACTAAAGAACTTTTTATTCAAGGTAATGAAGCTTGTGCTCATGGAGCTATTAAAGCAGGATGTAGGTTCTTTGCTGGTTATCCTATTACTCCATCTACAGAAGTAGCTGAAGATCTTGCAGGATTTCTACCAAAACATGGAGGTTCTTTCCTTCAGATGGAAGATGAAATTGCAGCTATTGGAGCTATTATTGGTGCAAGTTGGAGTGGTCTAAAAGCTATGACTTCTACATCTGGACCAGGATTTTCTCTTATGCAAGAAAATATAGGTTATGCTCATATTACAGAAACTCCTCTTGTTATTGTAGATGTTCAAAGAGGAGGTCCTTCTACAGGTCAACCTACTATGGCATCTCAAGGAGATATGATGCAACTTAGATGGGGTTCTCATGGAGATTATGAACCTATTGCACTTTCACCCTCTTCTGTTCAAGAATTTTTTGATTTCACTGTTAAAGCATTTAATTTAGCTGAAGAATATAGAATTCCTGTGTTAATTGCTGCTGATGAAGTAATTGGTCATATGAGAGAAAAAATTATTATTCCTGATAAAGTAGATATAAGAAAAAGGGTTATGCCAAAAGAAAACCCAAATGAGTTTTCAGCTAATAATCCTTACCTTCCATTTAAAGCAGAAGATGGAGATGTTGCTCCTATGGCTCCATTTGGTGAAGGTTATAAAATTCCGGTGACTGGTTTAACTCATGATGAAAGAGGTTATCCAGATTCTTCTGATCCTAAAGCTCATGCTAAGCTTATTACTAGATTATGTAATAAAATATTAAATAATAGGGAGAAAATTGTTTCTACTCATGAAAGATTCTGTGATGATGCAGATACAATAATTATTTCTTATGGAGCTCCAGTTAGATCTGTTGTTACTGCAGTAAATCTTGCAAGAGAAGAAGGTTTAAAAGTAGGTTCAATTAAAATAGATACTCCATGGCCATTCCCAGAAAATCAAATATTAAAAGCTGCTGAAACAGCTAAAAACCTAATTGTAGTTGAAATGAACTTAGGGCAAATGGTTCATGAAGTTGAAAGAGTATCTGGTATGGTTAATGGAAATAGGCCTAATGTCTATCTTATTCCAAAGATTGGTGGAGAACTTCATAAACCTGATGAAATATTATCAAAAATTAAGGAAATTAGCTAA
- a CDS encoding ferredoxin family protein codes for MIKIDSELCKGCDICIASCPKHVYVKSSKENKKGVYLPCPENEEECTKCHLCELLCPDQAITVEDNNDNNENGEMEEQND; via the coding sequence ATGATTAAAATAGACTCTGAACTGTGTAAAGGGTGCGATATATGTATTGCTTCTTGTCCTAAACATGTTTATGTAAAATCATCTAAGGAAAATAAGAAAGGAGTGTACTTACCTTGTCCTGAAAATGAGGAAGAATGTACTAAATGTCATTTATGTGAATTATTGTGTCCTGATCAAGCCATAACTGTTGAAGATAATAATGATAATAATGAAAATGGCGAAATGGAGGAACAAAATGACTAA
- a CDS encoding Ig-like domain repeat protein produces the protein MTFINCIFDNNNATYGGGISSIGTLIIKNSTFINNTAVQYGPGIYAYTITRDFNISDSIFMDNNGGRGGGIFIIIDKSIHNIINCTFINNSATVIGGAIQIMAYGDSNVDIINCTILNNFAGNGGGMFFRQSSAGNIIFNINVINCSLNNNSANGNGGGIVISPEIFNSTVNLNVINCSLNNNSANMGGGIHITCSGINVNNTVNVNISNSFILNNTANNNGGGIDISLNSNSGGTGTVTIANCTVMGNSAGYAGDGIYISDHDHGNLYVTIVDSDILENVGDGIHNEDANLNISGSNVSNNTGNGITTGSESNSTITYNEIVGNSGHGVSNNGTSTIEGNTINDNDGHGIANSGNVTLNDNTIVDNNGVGVSNDGNLSGLGNTVDYRTNLTIINTIVLYNRVNISVKAIDDMGNVIVGATINFYVNGKLVGSAITNNEGIAQFTYTASSSGLQNIIASMPEFNSKNTLISTMIHLAANNTTSVKVVLENGTVITVSAPTINEGKKTNIKATLKDVNGNILKNKKVSLTIKGKTYIATTNNNGIAVFNIAGLKGGKHTLTAKFTGDSNYKSSKISKVQKVNPKTNLGILSIKKLSFRKKVSTYRVTIANKGSLKSKSTVLALFHMRNGVKIKTKYIKIKSIAPGKKISIIVSYFPDKANHRYCIAHFQVDPKNKNKEVILANNKKSISLKH, from the coding sequence ATGACATTCATCAATTGTATTTTTGATAATAATAATGCAACATATGGGGGAGGAATATCTTCAATAGGTACTTTAATTATCAAAAACTCTACATTTATTAATAATACTGCTGTACAGTATGGTCCAGGAATATATGCATATACTATTACTCGTGATTTTAATATTTCTGATTCTATATTTATGGACAACAATGGTGGTCGTGGTGGTGGGATATTTATAATTATTGATAAAAGTATTCATAATATCATTAATTGTACTTTCATAAATAATTCTGCTACTGTAATTGGTGGTGCAATACAAATAATGGCTTATGGAGATAGTAATGTAGATATTATCAATTGTACGATTCTAAATAACTTTGCTGGTAATGGTGGAGGAATGTTTTTTCGGCAATCCTCTGCTGGAAATATTATTTTCAATATTAATGTTATTAATTGTAGTTTAAATAATAATTCTGCTAATGGTAATGGTGGAGGAATTGTCATATCTCCAGAGATTTTCAATTCCACTGTTAATCTCAATGTTATTAATTGTAGTTTAAATAATAATTCTGCTAATATGGGTGGAGGAATTCATATAACTTGTTCTGGTATTAATGTTAATAATACTGTTAATGTCAATATTTCTAACTCTTTCATACTTAATAACACAGCTAATAATAATGGTGGGGGAATTGATATATCTCTTAATAGTAATAGTGGCGGAACTGGCACTGTTACTATTGCTAATTGTACTGTTATGGGTAATTCTGCTGGTTACGCAGGTGATGGAATTTATATTTCAGATCATGATCATGGTAATCTTTATGTGACTATTGTTGATAGTGATATTTTGGAAAATGTTGGTGATGGTATTCATAATGAAGATGCAAATCTTAATATATCCGGTAGTAATGTTTCAAATAATACTGGTAATGGAATTACAACTGGTAGTGAAAGTAACTCTACTATAACTTACAATGAGATTGTTGGTAATAGTGGTCATGGCGTTTCTAATAATGGTACTTCTACTATCGAAGGCAATACTATTAATGATAATGATGGCCATGGAATAGCTAATTCTGGTAATGTTACTTTGAATGATAATACTATTGTTGATAATAATGGTGTTGGTGTTTCTAATGATGGTAATTTATCTGGATTAGGAAATACTGTCGATTATAGAACTAATCTAACAATAATTAATACTATTGTTTTATATAACAGAGTTAATATATCAGTGAAAGCTATTGATGATATGGGTAATGTTATTGTTGGTGCAACTATTAATTTCTATGTTAATGGAAAATTAGTAGGATCTGCAATAACTAATAATGAAGGTATTGCCCAATTCACTTATACTGCTTCTAGTTCAGGATTACAAAACATCATAGCATCTATGCCGGAATTTAATAGTAAAAATACTCTTATAAGTACTATGATTCATCTTGCAGCAAACAACACTACAAGTGTTAAAGTAGTATTAGAAAACGGTACTGTTATTACAGTTTCTGCACCAACTATCAATGAAGGTAAAAAAACTAACATAAAAGCAACCTTAAAAGACGTAAATGGAAATATCCTCAAAAATAAAAAAGTATCATTAACTATCAAGGGAAAAACATACATTGCAACAACTAACAATAATGGAATAGCTGTTTTCAATATAGCTGGATTAAAAGGTGGAAAACACACATTAACAGCTAAATTCACAGGAGACAGCAACTACAAATCATCAAAAATATCAAAAGTGCAAAAAGTCAACCCTAAAACTAACTTAGGAATTTTATCAATTAAAAAATTGTCTTTCAGGAAAAAAGTATCTACATATAGAGTTACAATAGCTAATAAAGGAAGTTTGAAATCTAAATCTACTGTTTTGGCTCTTTTCCATATGAGAAACGGAGTTAAAATCAAAACCAAATACATCAAAATTAAATCAATAGCTCCAGGAAAGAAAATATCAATAATCGTCAGCTACTTCCCAGACAAAGCAAACCACAGATACTGCATAGCTCACTTCCAAGTTGATCCTAAAAACAAAAACAAAGAAGTAATATTAGCTAACAATAAAAAATCAATTAGCTTAAAACACTAA
- a CDS encoding rod shape-determining protein has product MRLFGSNNNDKKTEPKQGITNSLGIDLGTLNTVIAKPSGDKFDLYQIPSVVAVKKDDSSSVLAVGEEAKLMLGRTPEDIVALRPLKKGVIESIAQAQALLVKAMEIGIKNGDSVGRIVIGIPGDSSEVEKEAAEKIGREAGADYVLVISEGLAAAIGAGLPIAEPEGTMVVDIGAGSTDLVVISLGGISDIETVRVGGDDIDNNIVNLVKEKYNVGIGIHDAEAAKIKVGMFHSSEDTEVETTEIIGKSAETNRPKKVVIDSLLVADAAEPVIQEIVNGLNKVLERLSPELITGVFHNSVAVGGSSQLRGLKERICDELSIPVTISDDPMTVVAKGAAIVAAEPRALEPEVRLKAMK; this is encoded by the coding sequence ATGAGATTATTTGGAAGTAATAATAATGATAAAAAAACAGAACCTAAACAAGGAATTACTAATAGTTTAGGAATTGACTTAGGTACTTTAAACACTGTAATTGCAAAGCCATCTGGAGACAAATTTGATTTATACCAAATACCTTCAGTAGTGGCTGTTAAAAAAGATGATTCTTCATCTGTTTTAGCTGTTGGTGAAGAAGCTAAGTTAATGCTTGGAAGAACTCCTGAAGATATTGTAGCTTTAAGACCTTTAAAGAAAGGTGTTATTGAAAGTATTGCTCAAGCACAAGCATTACTTGTAAAAGCAATGGAAATTGGTATTAAAAATGGGGATTCTGTAGGTAGGATTGTTATTGGAATTCCTGGAGACTCCTCCGAAGTAGAGAAAGAAGCTGCAGAAAAAATCGGCCGAGAAGCTGGGGCAGATTATGTATTGGTAATTAGTGAAGGGTTAGCTGCTGCAATTGGTGCAGGATTACCTATAGCTGAACCAGAAGGAACTATGGTCGTTGATATTGGTGCAGGTTCTACTGATTTAGTAGTTATTTCTCTTGGTGGAATTTCTGATATTGAAACTGTTAGGGTTGGTGGAGATGATATTGATAACAATATTGTAAATCTTGTAAAAGAAAAATACAATGTAGGAATTGGTATTCATGATGCTGAAGCTGCTAAAATTAAAGTTGGTATGTTCCACTCTAGTGAAGATACAGAAGTTGAAACTACTGAGATTATTGGTAAATCAGCTGAAACTAACAGACCGAAAAAAGTTGTAATTGATTCCTTACTTGTAGCTGATGCTGCAGAACCTGTAATCCAAGAGATTGTTAATGGTTTAAACAAAGTTTTAGAAAGACTTTCACCAGAATTAATTACTGGTGTTTTCCATAACAGTGTTGCTGTTGGTGGAAGCTCTCAGTTAAGAGGTCTTAAAGAAAGAATATGTGATGAATTATCCATTCCAGTAACTATTTCAGATGACCCTATGACTGTTGTAGCTAAAGGTGCAGCTATAGTTGCTGCTGAACCAAGAGCTTTAGAACCTGAAGTTCGTTTAAAAGCTATGAAATAA
- a CDS encoding dihydroneopterin aldolase family protein, with translation MNVEKEFFSNISSRERAIFEGAISMGALFHQFIGTPVNEKSANSLETAIEKSLSLQPAIEKTEVKIDLAKIKEIMSEFDYVSLSGDMLDVKIHSKIDSVLAVVRMKFIPELNYPLMFIEEIIE, from the coding sequence ATGAATGTAGAAAAAGAATTTTTTTCAAATATTAGCTCTAGAGAAAGGGCTATTTTTGAAGGTGCTATTAGTATGGGTGCATTATTCCATCAATTTATTGGAACTCCTGTTAATGAAAAATCAGCAAATAGCTTAGAAACAGCTATTGAAAAATCTCTTTCACTTCAACCTGCTATTGAAAAAACTGAAGTTAAAATTGATTTAGCTAAAATAAAAGAAATAATGTCTGAGTTTGATTATGTTTCATTATCGGGGGATATGTTAGATGTAAAAATCCATTCTAAAATTGATAGTGTTTTAGCCGTTGTTAGAATGAAATTCATTCCAGAATTAAATTATCCTTTAATGTTCATAGAGGAAATTATTGAATAA
- a CDS encoding sortase: protein MVKLTTVVVIIALIVVGMYALLEVSYYSSKVSIEKDVTSPVVLIPSIGVNEKINNVSISQGVYHEEVSFLPTKGEVILFGHRTSYSSPFFNLNQLKSGDTVTLEWPNIGQVNYTVNSSTIVPASYQLPVHKDVQKIYLITCDPPGFTTNRLIVVADMDKVGPLNDTIVKENPNMHNALIICVLFLGLGLVLSYFYPIKEDRIFILAAVLIMSGILIFAYFVPFDPDIIASKINWLNGDFSA, encoded by the coding sequence TTGGTAAAACTCACAACAGTTGTGGTTATTATAGCACTTATAGTTGTTGGTATGTATGCATTACTAGAAGTGTCCTATTATTCTTCAAAAGTATCTATTGAAAAGGATGTAACATCCCCAGTAGTTCTAATTCCATCTATTGGAGTAAATGAAAAAATTAATAATGTTTCTATTTCACAAGGAGTCTACCATGAGGAGGTGTCTTTCCTTCCTACAAAAGGGGAAGTAATATTATTTGGTCATAGGACTAGCTATAGTTCGCCGTTTTTTAATTTAAACCAATTAAAATCAGGAGATACTGTGACACTTGAATGGCCAAATATTGGGCAAGTTAACTATACTGTTAATAGCTCAACTATAGTTCCAGCTAGCTATCAGTTGCCGGTTCATAAAGATGTTCAAAAGATATATTTAATCACTTGTGATCCTCCAGGATTTACAACTAATAGATTGATTGTAGTTGCTGATATGGATAAAGTTGGTCCATTAAATGATACAATAGTTAAAGAAAATCCTAATATGCATAATGCTTTAATTATATGTGTTCTCTTTTTAGGACTAGGATTGGTACTATCTTATTTTTATCCAATTAAAGAAGATAGGATATTTATATTAGCTGCAGTTTTGATTATGTCTGGAATACTCATATTTGCGTACTTTGTTCCATTTGATCCCGATATTATTGCATCAAAAATTAATTGGTTAAATGGAGATTTTAGTGCATAG
- a CDS encoding DUF515 domain-containing protein → MKDKGFKKKFNSKLISLNKFNNLKSRISFKSGFSFLKPIKDVFYFISNKIDDLTDIEVSENKKNKKNKENKENTVENNVINKNSKCAKNSKFTEDNDNNIFNINNINNNISNNKNIQDKCADDFLDEISNDFPNIIEDNFDNEYYRRIEPSKEEIKHENYLKNLDNFDLKDLNRNHNDFNKVSNSNVNKISEEDDRFNKFLPKKIPSSEALTNDSQNFKSDKQKSVISGPLSDKFGNINKIEKEKNEKLDFKNFLNLDNLNLDKNIFKQFRKSLGTDDSKTILGAAIFSLILIVLLFSGYYFLVYQPFQDDLSTAKTNKFNELNSLFKGPLALDPNVLTLTSEIELAKSPEEINAIDIIRPATFSWREYQSKQINKTKDNFNRVMVTYETISSENTASGNIAIFNGNNESNTNFNSIDDNNQISKAGFVYAESNNNINNKNVIMDAEDAKSLVNENDGRVLANIVFKKPDTVAVPVLIDRLQAGAGLISIGSIVDIYTLYDSNQLQSSDSSQSSSQSNSESSSISEGSDNSNVSTDSENTNVNENSQSNSQSNTGQISTTSSSQQDSKTVIISPDISGSTILAIMRSKDSGMISADYIKSQTTINGNNTNQVQNSKSFSTNVEEMIRGSISGGYDEKQISTLLNSYGLKLSDYERQSNLAEIDVQYLLLIEVPRNDVPFVINNMENIILTIPTSKAPDWMINELKNTYSKNKENKENIT, encoded by the coding sequence TTGAAAGATAAGGGATTCAAAAAAAAATTTAATTCTAAATTAATTAGTTTAAACAAATTCAATAATTTAAAGTCTAGAATTAGTTTTAAATCGGGATTTAGTTTTTTAAAACCTATTAAAGATGTATTTTATTTTATATCTAATAAAATTGATGATTTAACAGATATTGAAGTTAGTGAAAATAAAAAAAATAAAAAAAATAAAGAAAATAAAGAAAATACCGTAGAAAATAATGTAATAAATAAAAATAGTAAATGTGCTAAAAATAGTAAATTTACAGAGGATAATGATAATAATATCTTTAATATTAATAATATTAATAATAATATTAGTAATAATAAAAATATTCAAGATAAATGTGCAGATGATTTTTTAGATGAAATTTCTAATGATTTTCCTAATATTATTGAAGATAATTTTGACAATGAATATTATCGGAGGATTGAACCTTCAAAAGAAGAAATAAAACATGAAAATTATTTAAAAAATCTTGATAATTTTGATTTAAAAGATTTAAATAGAAATCATAATGATTTTAATAAGGTTTCTAATTCTAATGTAAATAAGATTTCTGAGGAAGATGATAGATTTAATAAATTTTTACCTAAAAAAATTCCAAGTTCAGAAGCATTAACTAATGATTCACAAAATTTTAAATCAGATAAACAAAAATCTGTAATTTCTGGACCATTAAGTGATAAATTTGGAAATATTAATAAGATTGAAAAAGAAAAAAATGAAAAGTTGGATTTTAAAAATTTTCTTAATCTAGATAATCTTAATCTAGATAAAAATATATTTAAACAATTTAGAAAATCATTAGGCACTGATGATTCAAAAACAATCTTAGGTGCAGCTATATTTAGTTTAATTTTAATTGTTCTATTATTTTCTGGATATTATTTTTTAGTTTATCAACCATTTCAGGATGATTTATCCACAGCTAAAACAAATAAATTCAATGAATTGAATTCTCTTTTTAAAGGACCTTTGGCTCTTGATCCAAATGTTTTAACCTTAACTTCTGAAATAGAATTAGCTAAATCTCCTGAAGAAATAAATGCTATTGATATTATACGGCCTGCAACGTTTTCATGGAGAGAATATCAATCAAAACAGATTAATAAAACAAAAGACAATTTTAATAGAGTTATGGTTACTTATGAAACTATTTCTTCTGAAAATACAGCATCCGGCAATATTGCTATTTTTAATGGAAATAACGAGTCTAATACAAATTTTAACTCAATTGATGATAACAATCAAATTTCTAAAGCAGGATTTGTTTATGCTGAATCAAATAATAATATAAATAATAAAAATGTTATTATGGATGCAGAAGATGCGAAATCATTAGTTAATGAAAATGACGGCAGAGTTCTTGCTAATATTGTTTTTAAAAAACCAGATACTGTGGCAGTTCCTGTTTTAATAGATAGGTTACAAGCCGGGGCTGGATTAATATCAATAGGGAGTATTGTTGATATTTATACATTGTATGATTCTAATCAACTTCAATCTTCTGATTCGTCTCAATCTAGTTCTCAGTCTAATTCTGAATCTAGCTCTATTTCAGAAGGTTCTGATAATTCAAATGTATCAACTGATTCAGAAAACACTAATGTTAATGAAAATTCACAATCAAATTCACAATCAAATACAGGACAAATTTCAACAACTTCTAGTTCACAACAAGATTCTAAAACAGTTATTATATCTCCAGATATAAGTGGGTCTACAATATTGGCTATAATGAGATCAAAAGATAGTGGAATGATAAGTGCTGATTATATTAAATCACAAACTACAATAAATGGAAATAATACTAATCAGGTTCAGAATAGTAAATCTTTCTCTACAAATGTTGAAGAAATGATTAGAGGATCTATATCTGGAGGATACGATGAAAAACAAATATCAACATTGTTAAATAGCTATGGATTGAAGTTATCTGACTATGAGAGACAATCTAATTTAGCTGAGATTGATGTTCAATATCTTTTATTGATTGAAGTTCCTCGAAATGATGTTCCTTTTGTTATAAATAATATGGAAAATATTATTTTAACTATTCCAACTAGCAAAGCTCCTGATTGGATGATAAATGAATTGAAAAATACTTATTCAAAAAATAAAGAAAATAAAGAAAATATAACATAA